DNA from Asanoa sp. WMMD1127:
TCGAAAACGCCGCCCTTGATGACGAGAAGCGGGTTGGCCTTCGCGAACTCGCGCAGGCTCTTGGCCGCTTCCACGACGTCGCCGGAGACGAAGGTGAGCGCGGTAGGACCGGAGAACAGCTGCTCGAGGCCGTTGATACCTGCCTCCGACGCCGCCCGCTTCGCCAGCGTGTTCTTGGCGACCGAGTAGGTGACCTCCTTGCCGAGCGAGCGCCGCAGCTGGGTCAGCTGCGACACCGTCAGGCCGCGGTACTCGGTCAGCACGGTGGCGCCGGAGCTACGGAACTGCTCGGTGAGCTCGGCGACGGCGGTGGCCTTGTCGGCCCGAACCGGCTTGTCCGCCATGTCCCTCCTTCCAAATGCTCGAAGCTGGTCGGTGCTCGGCTCCGGCAAACGAAAACGCCCCGGCGCAGGGCGCACGGGGCGGGAGGGCGGCTTGCGGCCGCGGGCTCACGATCCGTCCAACCTGCGCGGGCCGCCCGTTGTCTGCAGGGCCTTCGACCGCGCCTCGCGGCGCGA
Protein-coding regions in this window:
- the rplJ gene encoding 50S ribosomal protein L10, whose amino-acid sequence is MADKPVRADKATAVAELTEQFRSSGATVLTEYRGLTVSQLTQLRRSLGKEVTYSVAKNTLAKRAASEAGINGLEQLFSGPTALTFVSGDVVEAAKSLREFAKANPLLVIKGGVFEGKAITAAEVNRLADLESREVLLAKLAGGMKANLAKAAALFQAPLSKTVRTVAALQDKREQEGAPVADAA